From the genome of Thermomicrobiales bacterium, one region includes:
- a CDS encoding amidohydrolase/deacetylase family metallohydrolase has translation MASGTTYDLLIKGGDVVDPGSGYSGQLDVAVKDGKIAAVEAGIDPGSAASVKDASGKLVTPGLIDLHTHVYWGSTFWGILPDPVTARTGVTTWLDVGSSGGYNFPGLRKYVIETQKSRVYALLNISSIGLTGPTWELSNPDYLDVALGQTIIEANRDVIIGVKARIDSSTTRGVGIKALDVARELAEAVDLPLMIHIGVGPPTIDEVIERMRPGDIITHCFTGHSMNLLDPNGQLYPRIAELREQGLVLDIGHGAGSFSFETAKTMLANGVLPDVISTDIHQLAIQGPCFDMPTTISKFLAIGMSIEDAIERATSKAAKAIHLDYLGSLKPGSVADIAMFHLESGDYTFQDVFMNEQKGSQLLVNDATWIDGEEMERVPYPDLQPWAVLSENQRSKMIPLVEVPNKPAAPLLDNRTR, from the coding sequence GTGGCAAGCGGAACAACCTACGATCTGTTGATCAAGGGCGGCGACGTCGTCGACCCGGGGTCTGGATATAGCGGCCAGCTCGATGTTGCGGTCAAGGACGGTAAGATCGCCGCCGTCGAGGCTGGAATCGACCCTGGCTCGGCGGCTTCGGTCAAGGACGCCAGCGGCAAGCTGGTTACGCCGGGACTGATCGACCTGCATACCCATGTCTACTGGGGATCGACCTTCTGGGGCATCCTGCCCGACCCGGTGACGGCGCGCACCGGGGTCACCACCTGGCTCGATGTCGGCAGTTCCGGCGGTTACAACTTCCCCGGTCTGCGCAAATACGTGATCGAGACCCAGAAGTCGCGGGTCTACGCGTTGCTGAACATCTCCTCGATCGGGCTCACGGGACCCACCTGGGAGCTTTCCAATCCTGACTATCTCGACGTCGCGCTCGGCCAGACGATCATCGAGGCAAATCGGGATGTCATCATCGGCGTCAAGGCGCGTATCGATTCCAGCACCACTCGCGGCGTTGGCATCAAGGCGTTGGATGTGGCCCGCGAATTGGCGGAAGCGGTCGACCTGCCGCTGATGATCCATATCGGCGTTGGGCCGCCAACGATCGACGAGGTCATCGAGCGTATGCGCCCCGGCGACATCATCACCCATTGCTTCACCGGCCACAGTATGAATCTGCTCGATCCGAACGGGCAGCTCTATCCCCGCATCGCCGAGCTGCGCGAGCAGGGACTGGTGCTCGACATCGGACACGGCGCCGGGTCGTTCAGCTTCGAGACCGCCAAGACCATGCTGGCCAACGGCGTGTTGCCGGACGTGATCTCGACCGATATTCACCAACTGGCGATTCAGGGACCGTGCTTCGACATGCCGACCACGATTTCCAAGTTTCTGGCAATTGGCATGTCGATCGAGGATGCCATCGAGCGCGCCACCAGCAAAGCCGCCAAGGCGATTCATCTCGATTACCTCGGCTCGCTCAAACCGGGCAGCGTGGCCGACATCGCCATGTTCCACCTCGAGTCAGGCGACTACACCTTCCAGGATGTCTTCATGAACGAGCAGAAGGGAAGCCAGCTGCTGGTGAACGACGCCACCTGGATCGATGGGGAGGAGATGGAGCGGGTGCCCTATCCTGACCTGCAACCATGGGCGGTCCTGAGCGAAAACCAGCGGAGCAAGATGATCCCGCTGGTGGAAGTGCCGAACAAGCCGGCAGCGCCGCTGCTTGACAACCGCACCCGTTAG
- a CDS encoding ABC transporter permease encodes MREPVLVSADREVAALPAPVGESRLRRWLVGYGLLTPAVIAAIVFSFIPLGYIILVSFTRESTFFLHHPDYTSDNYREIWDRYMPHVYTTVRLATLSSIVDLVFGFPFAYILVRKIRYRGLVRTLMVFPLFGPLYLAFGLYYVLLPNGALYPVLEFLGLKPTTLLYSEPMTVFGMALFTFPFMTMNVAAALSNIDPVLEEAAQTLGANPFRVFERILAPLAWPGILAGFLMCFGWNLGVFVVPILLGGTPQQRVLSLTLQQKATVQFDYGLASAMGIVLLAMAFTVTWASLRFSRGALGA; translated from the coding sequence ATGCGTGAACCCGTTCTCGTTTCGGCCGACCGCGAAGTCGCGGCGCTTCCGGCTCCTGTCGGAGAATCGCGCCTGCGCCGCTGGCTGGTGGGTTATGGGTTGCTGACACCCGCGGTCATCGCGGCGATCGTTTTCTCCTTCATTCCGCTCGGGTACATCATCCTGGTGAGTTTTACCCGCGAGTCGACCTTTTTTCTCCATCATCCCGATTACACGTCTGATAACTACCGCGAGATCTGGGACCGCTACATGCCGCACGTGTACACCACGGTGCGTTTGGCAACCCTCTCCTCGATCGTCGATCTCGTCTTTGGATTCCCATTTGCCTACATCCTCGTGCGCAAGATCAGGTATCGCGGTCTGGTGCGAACGCTGATGGTCTTTCCGCTTTTCGGGCCGCTCTATCTTGCGTTTGGTCTCTACTATGTGCTGCTGCCAAACGGGGCGCTCTATCCCGTGCTCGAGTTCCTGGGCTTGAAGCCGACGACTTTGCTCTATTCGGAGCCCATGACCGTGTTTGGCATGGCGCTCTTTACCTTTCCCTTCATGACGATGAACGTAGCCGCGGCGCTCTCGAATATCGACCCGGTATTGGAGGAAGCGGCGCAAACGCTGGGCGCCAATCCGTTTCGCGTGTTCGAGCGGATCCTGGCGCCGCTCGCGTGGCCGGGAATCCTGGCCGGTTTCCTGATGTGCTTCGGATGGAACCTGGGTGTCTTTGTGGTGCCGATTCTCCTCGGTGGCACGCCGCAGCAACGGGTGCTCTCGCTGACTCTGCAACAGAAAGCAACCGTGCAGTTCGATTATGGGCTCGCGTCGGCGATGGGCATCGTCTTGCTCGCCATGGCATTCACGGTCACCTGGGCATCGTTGCGATTCTCGCGGGGGGCGCTGGGCGCATGA
- a CDS encoding aldo/keto reductase yields MGTELLERRTFGKSSLEVPPIAVGCAPLGDMRDTFLYSVPEEQAVATVLAALRSPLNYIDTAAWYGDGESERRIGIALRELGGLPEGAILETKIGCSPELCDFSGDEVKRRFERSLSLLGVDRFDAVFLHGPERTSFENAMAPGGPVDVLRGYYEQGLFDHFGVASDLSDVDLQYLETGLFDCVICSNRYTLLNTNSDELFTYAHERGIAVLNAAPYGSGILSRGPRDYPRYFYRTAPPAMIERALAIEAICERYGISLTAAALQFSLRDSRITVTIAGMSRPERIQETIDLASVEIPQAVWDEIEALGPPDTSDPASY; encoded by the coding sequence GTGGGTACCGAGCTTCTGGAACGTCGCACGTTCGGCAAGTCGTCGCTCGAAGTCCCTCCCATCGCGGTGGGCTGCGCGCCCCTTGGCGACATGCGCGACACCTTTCTCTACTCCGTGCCGGAGGAGCAGGCGGTCGCTACGGTGCTGGCTGCGCTCCGCAGCCCGCTGAACTACATCGACACTGCCGCCTGGTATGGCGACGGTGAAAGCGAGCGGCGCATCGGCATTGCGCTGCGGGAACTCGGCGGATTGCCCGAGGGGGCAATTCTCGAGACCAAGATCGGTTGTTCGCCGGAGCTTTGTGATTTCAGTGGCGACGAGGTGAAACGCCGATTCGAGCGTAGCCTGTCGTTGCTGGGTGTCGACCGGTTCGACGCGGTCTTTCTCCATGGGCCAGAACGCACCTCGTTCGAGAACGCCATGGCGCCCGGCGGACCAGTCGATGTTCTGCGCGGCTACTACGAACAGGGGCTATTCGACCATTTTGGGGTGGCGTCCGATCTCAGCGATGTCGATCTGCAGTACCTGGAGACAGGCCTGTTCGATTGTGTCATCTGCTCCAACCGATACACCCTGCTCAACACGAACTCCGACGAGCTGTTCACTTACGCGCATGAGCGAGGGATTGCCGTCCTGAACGCCGCTCCGTATGGCAGCGGCATCCTTTCGCGCGGGCCCCGAGACTATCCACGCTACTTCTACCGAACCGCGCCGCCGGCAATGATCGAGCGGGCACTCGCCATCGAAGCGATCTGCGAGCGATATGGCATTTCGCTGACCGCTGCGGCGCTGCAATTCTCGCTGCGCGATTCGCGCATCACCGTTACCATCGCCGGTATGAGCCGGCCGGAGCGGATACAGGAGACGATCGATCTCGCCTCGGTCGAGATCCCACAGGCAGTGTGGGACGAGATCGAGGCGCTTGGTCCGCCGGATACGTCCGATCCCGCCAGCTACTAG
- a CDS encoding aldo/keto reductase: MGKELLARRTFGNTSLEVPPVAMGCAPLGSMEDTFLYAVPEDEAIATVKAALASPFDYIDTAALYGDGVSEARVGMALRELGGLPEGAVLQTKAGRDPADNNFRGETVKRRFERSLELLGVDRVDVVYLHDAEWTTFEEAMAPGGPVEVLRSYQDQGAFDYLGVASGPNDVELQYIETGLFDAVITHNRYTLLNTNANPVIDVAAAKGMAVLNAAPYGSGMLSRGPESYPRYAYQQAPDHLIARTGKIREICDRYGVPLAAAALQFSMLDPRITVTIVGMSRPDRVKSTVELASIDIPGEVWEEIDALGPADTDDPEIYRFKDKK, from the coding sequence GTGGGCAAGGAACTACTCGCGCGTCGTACGTTCGGCAACACCTCGTTGGAGGTTCCCCCGGTCGCCATGGGCTGCGCGCCGCTTGGTTCGATGGAAGACACCTTTCTCTACGCCGTTCCTGAGGACGAAGCGATCGCAACTGTCAAGGCCGCCCTCGCGAGTCCGTTCGACTACATCGACACGGCCGCACTCTATGGCGATGGCGTCAGCGAAGCGCGTGTTGGCATGGCGCTGAGAGAGCTTGGCGGCCTTCCCGAGGGAGCGGTGCTTCAGACCAAAGCAGGCCGAGATCCGGCCGACAACAACTTTCGTGGTGAAACGGTCAAGCGGCGTTTCGAGCGCAGTCTGGAACTATTGGGCGTCGATCGGGTCGATGTGGTCTACCTGCACGATGCCGAGTGGACCACATTCGAGGAAGCGATGGCGCCGGGCGGTCCGGTCGAAGTTCTGCGCTCCTATCAGGACCAGGGCGCGTTCGACTATCTCGGAGTAGCGTCCGGGCCGAACGATGTCGAGTTGCAGTACATCGAAACCGGACTTTTCGACGCGGTCATTACCCACAACCGCTATACGTTGCTGAACACCAACGCCAATCCGGTCATCGACGTTGCCGCGGCCAAGGGGATGGCCGTGCTGAACGCCGCGCCATATGGCAGCGGGATGTTGTCACGTGGTCCGGAATCGTATCCGCGCTATGCCTACCAGCAAGCGCCGGACCATCTCATCGCGCGCACCGGCAAGATCCGTGAGATTTGCGACCGTTACGGTGTGCCATTGGCGGCCGCCGCGCTGCAGTTCTCGATGCTCGACCCGCGCATCACGGTCACGATCGTCGGCATGAGTCGACCCGATCGGGTCAAGAGCACGGTCGAGCTTGCCTCGATCGATATCCCGGGCGAAGTCTGGGAAGAAATCGACGCGCTCGGGCCGGCCGACACCGACGATCCGGAAATCTATCGATTCAAAGACAAGAAGTAG
- a CDS encoding PotD/PotF family extracellular solute-binding protein, producing MSTERDLVQKFATYAESRRYTRRQIVRAGAALGLSATAVNSVLAMPAFAQDSAASPAADGPVMVPIVGAEMSFDDIKAAIAEEGEVNVGNWTYSANDALIKRFQDYIKDVYDVDIKLNYSGSQTPSTYITDLTIAVGAGDNAPYDVLAIEENYWAEAQAQAAEAGAPMMEDFLPSPLVPNADRVLETLIHAPTSVGFQASASPGITINTDNVDYVTDWDDLADERLKGKLLMWLPGDITGGGILLGTAAALGLDYKDPAQMDEAIAFLVEKVHPNVLKYTNQQPELEELLKSGVVDAATFWNGVARKFYFDGTENFAFVVAESGQYAVNGFMWIPAKPKHPVLAQIFVDWRLSDDAQFPDLEAWDITEGWWSELHEGLMGPSYEAAIPEWIAPVYFDYFPTIDQLATLYKNVDWEYYNQHNQEWYDKWLEGIGL from the coding sequence ATGTCGACCGAGCGTGACCTGGTTCAGAAATTTGCCACATATGCGGAATCGCGGCGGTACACCCGTCGCCAGATCGTGCGCGCAGGCGCAGCCCTTGGGTTGTCCGCCACCGCAGTGAACTCGGTGCTGGCGATGCCGGCATTCGCGCAAGATTCGGCCGCCTCGCCAGCCGCGGACGGTCCCGTGATGGTGCCGATCGTTGGAGCGGAAATGTCGTTCGACGACATCAAGGCCGCGATCGCCGAGGAAGGCGAAGTCAACGTCGGCAACTGGACCTATTCGGCCAACGATGCGTTGATCAAGCGGTTCCAGGACTACATCAAGGATGTCTACGATGTGGACATCAAGCTCAACTACTCGGGATCGCAGACGCCGAGCACGTATATCACCGACCTGACCATTGCGGTCGGTGCCGGGGACAATGCGCCGTACGACGTGTTGGCCATCGAGGAGAACTACTGGGCCGAAGCGCAGGCGCAGGCCGCTGAGGCAGGCGCGCCGATGATGGAGGATTTCCTCCCATCGCCACTGGTTCCGAATGCGGATCGGGTGCTCGAAACCCTGATCCATGCGCCGACCTCGGTTGGGTTCCAGGCTTCGGCGTCCCCGGGCATTACGATCAACACCGACAACGTCGACTACGTCACTGACTGGGACGATCTGGCCGACGAGCGCCTCAAGGGCAAGCTGCTCATGTGGTTGCCTGGTGACATCACCGGCGGCGGCATCCTGCTGGGCACCGCGGCTGCGCTCGGGCTGGACTACAAAGATCCCGCGCAGATGGACGAGGCGATCGCCTTCCTGGTCGAGAAGGTCCATCCCAACGTGCTCAAGTACACCAACCAGCAGCCTGAATTGGAAGAGCTGCTGAAGTCGGGAGTGGTCGACGCGGCAACGTTCTGGAACGGCGTCGCGCGCAAGTTCTACTTCGATGGAACCGAGAACTTCGCATTTGTGGTCGCCGAGTCCGGTCAGTACGCGGTCAACGGATTCATGTGGATTCCGGCCAAGCCGAAGCATCCGGTGCTTGCCCAGATCTTCGTGGACTGGCGGCTCAGCGACGACGCCCAGTTCCCGGATCTGGAGGCATGGGATATCACCGAAGGTTGGTGGTCGGAACTGCACGAAGGGCTCATGGGCCCGTCGTACGAGGCCGCGATTCCGGAATGGATCGCACCGGTCTACTTCGACTACTTCCCGACCATCGATCAACTGGCGACGCTCTACAAGAACGTCGACTGGGAGTACTACAACCAGCACAATCAGGAGTGGTACGACAAATGGCTCGAGGGCATCGGTCTCTAG
- a CDS encoding ABC transporter permease subunit: MSGHRRFGMKTVWTVLQHAYIWIWLVLFALPFVATALHSIEAPGGGYSTFAYSQAFGSFKHSLILSVELTVLAILINLLIAIPAAFAIVRHDIPGKRMILSALNLSLYTPAAVMGLGLAITYAYLLDIPRTRVGLVAAYVVGTFPLMLVPIIVALRDQPLIYGEAARTLGANRLQTFFRVELPLLGPGISAGVLMTFVIVFNEFLVTLFIAGPETETAALRVYNLTKTAGFAQSTAALATIMQATSFIVVLLFFKLFSQRYLKGTYFT; this comes from the coding sequence ATGAGCGGTCACCGTCGGTTCGGTATGAAAACGGTCTGGACTGTTCTGCAGCATGCCTATATCTGGATCTGGCTGGTGCTTTTCGCGTTGCCGTTTGTGGCGACCGCCTTGCATTCCATCGAGGCGCCCGGCGGTGGGTATTCGACGTTCGCCTATAGCCAGGCATTCGGATCGTTCAAGCACAGTCTGATCTTGTCGGTCGAACTGACCGTGCTGGCGATCCTGATCAATCTGCTAATCGCCATTCCTGCGGCGTTTGCCATCGTGCGGCACGACATTCCCGGCAAGCGGATGATCCTTTCCGCATTGAATCTCTCGCTCTACACTCCGGCCGCGGTGATGGGCCTTGGCCTGGCGATCACATACGCCTACTTGCTCGACATTCCGCGCACGCGGGTGGGCTTGGTTGCTGCCTATGTGGTCGGGACCTTCCCCTTGATGCTCGTGCCGATCATCGTGGCCCTGCGCGACCAACCGTTGATCTATGGAGAGGCGGCGCGCACGCTCGGAGCGAATCGGTTGCAGACCTTCTTCCGCGTCGAGCTGCCGTTGCTCGGTCCTGGCATCAGCGCCGGGGTGCTGATGACCTTCGTGATCGTGTTCAACGAGTTTCTGGTGACGCTCTTCATCGCCGGTCCGGAAACCGAGACGGCCGCGTTGCGGGTCTACAACCTGACCAAGACGGCTGGGTTCGCGCAATCGACGGCTGCGTTGGCAACCATCATGCAGGCGACCTCGTTCATCGTCGTGCTGCTCTTCTTCAAGCTCTTCTCCCAGCGGTATTTGAAGGGCACCTATTTCACGTAA
- a CDS encoding LLM class F420-dependent oxidoreductase, translating to MSIRFGIFAPQGWRRDLNSFSDPYQQFEAMTHVGRVADAGSWDSIWVYDHFHTTPQAELETTFECWTITSTLARDTKRVNVGQMVGCNGYRNPALYAKISSTVDVASNGRLYAGIGAGWYEAEWKAYGYPWVETPQRMGMFREAVQVIKKMWTEDYPEFHGKYYTIDKPINEPKGVRKPHPMFWIGGSGEQVTLKLVAQYADACNVMGDVETVGRKLEILQGHCAAAGRNYDDLVKSTQIRVHLIEAGEDPVKASEAVRQGTPFDDFASGFLIGTPKDVAEKVEQLAEVGVDYIIMYVTNVAYEPALVDLLDNEVVRKFA from the coding sequence ATGTCGATCAGATTCGGAATCTTCGCGCCGCAAGGTTGGCGGCGGGACCTGAACAGCTTTTCCGATCCATACCAGCAGTTCGAGGCGATGACCCATGTTGGTCGCGTTGCGGACGCAGGGAGCTGGGACTCGATTTGGGTCTACGACCATTTCCACACGACGCCGCAGGCCGAGCTGGAGACCACGTTCGAATGCTGGACGATCACGTCAACGTTGGCGCGCGACACGAAGCGAGTGAATGTCGGCCAGATGGTGGGCTGCAACGGATATCGGAATCCGGCGCTCTACGCCAAGATTTCATCCACCGTCGATGTCGCCAGCAACGGCCGGCTCTACGCAGGTATCGGCGCGGGGTGGTATGAGGCCGAGTGGAAGGCGTACGGCTATCCCTGGGTGGAGACACCGCAACGGATGGGGATGTTCCGTGAAGCCGTACAGGTCATCAAGAAGATGTGGACCGAGGACTATCCGGAGTTCCATGGCAAGTACTACACCATCGACAAGCCGATCAACGAGCCGAAGGGGGTCCGGAAACCGCACCCCATGTTCTGGATCGGCGGCAGTGGCGAGCAGGTCACGCTCAAACTTGTGGCGCAATACGCCGACGCGTGCAACGTGATGGGCGATGTCGAGACGGTCGGGCGAAAACTGGAGATCCTGCAAGGCCACTGCGCGGCAGCCGGCCGCAACTACGACGACCTGGTGAAATCGACCCAGATTCGCGTCCACCTGATCGAAGCGGGCGAGGATCCTGTTAAGGCATCGGAAGCAGTCCGCCAGGGAACCCCGTTCGACGACTTTGCCAGCGGTTTCCTGATCGGCACTCCAAAGGATGTTGCGGAAAAGGTCGAGCAATTGGCAGAGGTCGGAGTCGACTACATCATCATGTACGTGACCAATGTTGCCTACGAACCGGCATTGGTGGACCTCCTCGACAACGAAGTTGTGAGAAAGTTCGCCTGA